A genomic segment from Vespula pensylvanica isolate Volc-1 chromosome 25, ASM1446617v1, whole genome shotgun sequence encodes:
- the LOC122637305 gene encoding uncharacterized protein LOC122637305 isoform X3 codes for MEAGPNQQSQQQQQQQQQQQQQQQQQAQQGSQQQSAANVCSGQSQLASSQVAVASGQSQGHTQQDTSGIAVSEAGPVEEGVLLARVHVPELYVSKCLQFPKDQLVWDVKQQCLASLPKEVATWYRELKESFNYGLFCPPVNGKAGKFLDEERRLGDYPFNGPVGYLELKYKRRVYKMLHLDEKQLKAMHTRTNLRRLLDYVANSQVEKIAKMCSKGLDPNFHCQETGETPLTLATSLKKPSKVIIALVNGGALLDYRTKEGLTAMHRAVERNSLEAVKTLLELGASPNYKDTKGLTPLYYSVINKTDPMLCETLLHDHATIGAQDLQGWQEVHQACRNNLVQHLDHLLFYGADMNARNASGNTPLHVCAVNNNDSSCIRQLLFRGAQKDSLNYANQTPYQVAVIAGNMELAEVIKNYQLEEVVPFKGPPRYNPKRRSMAFGGTSMMSTSCSASNLGTLTRIPSTEQHVAGGSNTGSLTRTISVEQYSSTGNSLTRVPSADQYVTTTTTATTTTASLNRVSSADQQYVKSGGITVEQYTTGTLVRVPSSSSSSSSSSSSSSSSSSSSSSTSSSSSTTAEQQQQQLQQQNQQQNDLTTLTRINHPPSTESSTTTPILVVAPVNTTVVNRVPSIEATRNDIQRIPSEQQQQQQQQQQQQQQQQLQLQQQQQQQHQQQQTSQSSQILQHHRNHHHHHHHHHHHHVATIRTTEQQNRHNSEYQSPNSLRDPNARLPMENYQNIRMEGLTRLQEHRLELQHRLDIHRTMEMPPSPSPSSRSLAPFSSASSSLSEGSNQPSGEDSASIVTDKSLGDTASDVISDSSGVGTSQSDTTNSLSIPGTTVVCVESYNSGILGHLTINQGDILEDCGLLEGVLRGQGTGLFPAHCVQEVRLRHTNIPLGPQPTRDGRNRVLGRRESQHKYFATAPRLKKPVTSEPRTVVLHRSRKGFGFVLRGAKATSPLMELTPSARYPALQYLDDVDQGGVADLAGLRKGDFLIQINEEDVTTASHEHVVDLIRKSGELVRMTVVSPVISLPNSQSAAALPTSQPIQRQYATLPRKGNNNVPIGGTLGRSPAPMPPRRDPKTTLSVGRARARSMVAGLVEGGGERDDRDEITSTGAKSSSAESIHLPQQPSTGPNTGQNTPVQPRTASIRSRPTSSRITAAELEELFQRQQGSTSGQYSSSMMSSHFQTGQSTKSHPSSPAKTGRVYASVAEMKRKGKSNSRVRFFGGLGGGSDLHRDFHSTPDLNIQAQSSILVPKGHRSQEDVNAVNGRNGLPPPNHPPPPPPVGQVVKVNVGANVPDVVTPASVYDNMAHIQQVKELAAATTEGGYGVMSSFRPSNSAKLYASPEDMKTVGYRSRSLPAHATRSHVRKSHSLRAPNNTTFKPTSVGQQQSTGNATGNSTGNGTSINLSNTNNNQYAQPLKTNRSHSTAGIRERKKKVIGTSSSVTNLSSLTNTNGNANGNNNNNNNNNNNNNNNNGCGGGSIGGGGGGGGGGGGGGAGVGGGSVVVVGNGGGPVVPSSAPPIPEPDYSLSESENDDEAEEDTDEEVESDIAKELEKAAARDKLESTRETSGNSNASGSSSSGSSSLPHSFSVEEIQKVRTQLKSSKSHPNDFLLQQTQQSLAEDGDNSSSGVSSDQDVPVGPPMGFDDTTTVRNHPNDINQQHAGGTLLSVGNNDKESGSNSKRTGYGGSGMLTRHAVSLAQLPPPIEADSEDQNNDLFVPPPPEFNAGGPSAAAAAAVAAAAAAAAAAAAAAAATAAANTSNVANADELVFAPPPQFSDNKQQQQQQQQTQQNRVKIIGAIPKVTGNQVKASAGRLHSQ; via the exons GAGCTGAAGGAGAGCTTCAATTATGGCCTCTTCTGTCCTCCAGTCAATGGAAAGGCTGGAAAATTTTTGGACGAGGAACGTCGCCTTGGCGATTATCCTTTCAATGGTCCTGTTGGTTACCTAGAG CTGAAGTACAAAAGGCGTGTCTACAAGATGCTACATCTCGATGAGAAGCAGCTGAAGGCGATGCACACGCGTACCAATCTACGAAGGTTGTTAGACTATGTAGCTAATAGTCAAGTCGAGAAAATAGCTAAGATGTGCAGCAAAGGCCTGGATCCGAATTTTCATTGCCAGGAGACAGGAG AGACGCCATTGACATTAGCGACGAGTTTAAAAAAACCATCGAAAGTGATCATAGCCTTGGTTAATGGTGGTGCCCTGTTAGATTATCGTACGAAAGAAGGTTTAACGGCAATGCACCGTGCCGTTGAAAGAAATAGTTTAGAGGCTGTTAAAACTTTATTGGAATTAGGAGCTAGCCCTAATTACAAGGATACCAAGGGTCTGACGCCACTTTATTACAGCGTTATCAACAAAACAGATCCGATGCTTTGCGAGACATTATTGCACGATCATGCTACTATTGGGGCACAGGATTTACAAGGGTGGCAAGAAGTTCATCAG gcTTGCCGAAATAATCTGGTCCAACATCTCGACCATTTACTATTTTATGGTGCCGACATGAACGCACGTAACGCGTCTGGTAACACCCCGTTACATGTCTGCGCTGTTAACAACAATGATTCCTCCTGCATACGTCAGTTATTGTTCAGGGGCGCACAAAAGGACAGCCTGAATTATGCGAATCAGACACCTTATCAGGTTGCTGTTATCGCTGGTAACATGGAACTAGCAGAGGTCATCAAGAATTATCAGCTCGAGGAAGTTG TACCATTTAAAGGGCCACCTCGGTACAACCCAAAACGACGATCAATGGCATTCGGTGGAACGTCAATGATGTCAACGAGCTGTTCAGCTAGCAATCTGGGGACCCTGACTAGGATACCATCAACGGAACAACATGTCGCTGGTGGATCTAATACTGGTAGCTTAACACGTACAATATCAGTGGAACAATACTCGAGTACTGGTAACAGTTTAACAAGAGTACCATCAGCTGATCAATACGTAACTACAACAACAAcggcaacaacaacaacggcTAGTCTAAACAGAGTATCTTCTGCGGATCAACAATATGTTAAAAGTGGTGGTATAACAGTTGAGCAATATACAACTGGTACACTTGTTAGAGTACCATCATCCTCgtcatcttcctcttcctcttcttcctcttcttcttcttcttcatcatcgtcgtcgtctactTCGTCATCTTCTTCTACAACAGccgaacaacaacaacaacaattacAACAACAAAATCAACAACAAAACGATCTTACTACCTTGACCAGAATAAATCATCCTCCGTCCACGGaatcatcaacaacaacaccGATCCTAGTTGTAGCACCAGTAAATACAACTGTTGTGAATCGAGTACCGTCCATCGAAGCTACCAGAAATGATATACAAAGAATACCGTccgaacaacaacaacaacaacaacaacaacaacaacaacaacaacaacaacagctaCAGctacaacagcaacaacagcaacaacatcaACAGCAACAAACGTCGCAATCCTCGCAAATTTTACAACATCATcgtaatcatcatcatcatcatcatcatcatcatcatcaccacgTAGCTACTATCAGAACGACTGAACAACAGAACCGGCATAACTCCGAGTACCAGAGTCCAAATTCACTGAGGGATCCAAACGCGAG ATTGCCGATGGAGAACTATCAGAACATAAGAATGGAGGGCCTGACGAGGCTGCAGGAACATCGGCTCGAGTTGCAACACCGTTTGGACATTCACAGGACAATGGAGATGCCACCATCACCGTCCCCCAGTAGCAGAAGTCTTGCACCTTTCAGCTCGGCTAGCTCGAGCCTATCAGAAGGCAGCAATCAACCGTCCGGTGAAGATTCTGCTAGCATTGTTACAG ACAAAAGTCTTGGAGATACAGCGTCCGATGTGATCAGTGATAGCTCAGGAGTTGGTACCTCGCAATCGGACACTACCAATTCATTGTCAATACCCGGGACTACTGTCGTCTGTGTTGAAAGCTATAACAGTGGGATACTTGGACATTTGACGATCAATCAAGGAGATATTCTTGAAG ATTGTGGTTTACTCGAAGGAGTATTACGTGGCCAAGGTACAGGATTATTTCCAGCACATTGCGTTCAGGAAGTTAGACTACGTCATACCAATATCCCATTGGGTCCGCAACCAACCAGAGATGGAAGAAATAGGGTACTTGGTCGTAGAGAGTCCCAACACAAATATTTCGCTACCGCGCCAAGATTGAAGAAAcc AGTTACTTCTGAGCCGCGTACGGTAGTCCTACATCGTTCGAGGAAAGGTTTTGGTTTTGTTTTACGTGGTGCCAAAGCTACGTCACCGTTGATGGAACTGACACCATCAGCGAGATATCCTGCTCTACAATATCTCGATGATGTTGATCAAGGTGGTGTAGCCGATCTTGCTGGTCTCCGTAAAGGAGATTTTCTTATCCAA ATCAACGAAGAGGATGTGACAACAGCATCTCACGAGCACGTTGTCGATCTGATCAGAAAGTCGGGCGAGTTGGTACGAATGACAGTTGTCTCGCCAGTGATCAGCCTTCCAAATTCTCAATCGGCAGCCGCATTGCCGACTAGTCAACCTATTCAAAGACAGTATGCAACATTGCCGCGTAAAGGTAACAACAATGTGCCAATTGGTGGAACTTTAGGTAGATCACCAGCACCAATGCCACCGCGTAGAGATCCAAAAACAACGTTGAGCGTGGGCCGTGCTAGAGCGAGATCTATGGTCGCTGGATTAG TAGAAGGCGGTGGGGAACGTGATGACAGGGACGAGATCACATCGACCGGAGCTAAATCTAGCAGCGCGGAATCCATTCATTTACCTCAGCAACCATCTACCGGGCCAAACACAGGTCAAAACACACCTGTGCAACCAAGAACGGCCAGTATCAGATCGAGGCCAACGTCTAGTAGAATAACAGCCGCTGAACTCGAG GAATTATTCCAACGACAGCAAGGTAGTACCAGCGGCCAATACAGTTCGTCGATGATGAGCTCGCACTTTCAAACTGGTCAATCTACCAAGTCACATCCTTCCTCGCCAGCTAAAACTGGCAGGGTCTATGCTAGCGTAgctgaaatgaaacgaaaaggaaaa TCAAACTCGAGAGTACGTTTCTTCGGTGGCTTGGGTGGCGGCTCCGACCTCCACAGAGATTTCCATAGTACACCTGACCTGAACATACAAGCACAATCGTCCATCTTGGTTCCAAAGGGTCATAGAAGTCAAGAGGACGTTAATGCGGTGAACGGTAGAAATGGATTGCCACCGCCTAATCATcccccaccaccaccaccggtTGGTCAGGTTGTTAAAGTGAACGTTGGGGCTAATGTCCCTGACGTCGTTACGCCAGCTTCTGTTTACGATAACATGGCACATATCCAACAAGTCAAAG AATTAGCAGCAGCTACGACGGAGGGTGGTTACGGCGTTATGTCAAGTTTTCGACCGTCGAACAGCGCAAAATTGTACGCCTCGCCCGAAGACATGAAAACTGTTGGCTACCGATCAAGAAGTTTACCAGCCCACGCTACAAGATCACACGTTAGAAAATCTCATAGTCTTCGTGCGCCCAACAACACGACGTTCAAGCCAACATCGGTTGGACAACAACAAAGTACCGGTAACGCTACGGGAAATAGTACTGGCAATGGTacatctatcaatctatctaatACCAATAACAATCAATACGCACAACCATTGAAGACTAACAGGAGCCACAGTACAGCCGGTattagagaaaggaaaaagaaagtgatcGGTACGAGTTCCTCCGTGACAAATTTATCATCGCTAACTAATACCAATGGCAATGCCAATggtaacaataacaataacaataataataacaataataataataataataacggaTGCGGTGGAGGCAGTattggaggaggaggaggaggaggaggaggaggaggaggtggaggagctggtgttggtggtggtagtgtCGTTGTTGTTGGTAATGGCGGTGGTCCGGTTGTCCCGTCATCAGCACCACCAATACCAGAACCAGATTACAGTCTCTCGGAATCAGAAAACGATGACGAAGCTGAAGAAGATACAGACGAGGAAGTCGAATCTGACATAGCTAAGGAATTAGAAAAGGCCGCGGCACGTGATAAATTGGAATCGACTCGTGAAACCTCTGGTAATTCGAACGCATCCGGTTCGAGTTCATCCGGTTCAAGTTCTTTGCCGCATTCGTTCAGCGTCGAGGAAATACAAAAAGTGAGGACCCAATTGAAATCGTCGAAGAGTCATCCAAACGATTTTCTATTGCAACAAACTCAACAGTCTTTAGCCGAGGACGGTGACAACAGTTCGAGCGGAGTTAGCTCTGATCAGGATGTACCGGTAGGTCCTCCAATGGGATTCGACGATACTACGACTGTTAGGAATCATCCTAACGATATTAATCAACAACATGCTGGTGGTACATTGTTATCAGTTGGTAACAATGATAAAGAATCTGGAAGTAACTCGAAGCGTACCGGTTATGGGGGTAGTGGTATGTTAACCAGGCATGCTGTTAGCCTTGCGCAATTACCACCACCCATTGAGGCAGATTCCGAAGATCAAAACAATGATCTATTCGTACCACCACCTCCAGAATTTAACGCTGGTGGACCCTCAgctgccgctgctgctgctgttgctgctgctgcggcTGCAGCGGCCGCTGCTGCTgcagctgctgctgctactgctgccgCCAATACCTCTAACGTTGCCAATGCGGACGAACTGGTCTTTGCTCCGCCACCACAATTCTCTGACaacaaacaacaacaacaacagcaacaacagacCCAACAAAATCGTGTCAAGATTATTGGGGCTATTCCTAAAGTAACTGGGAACCAAGTTAAAGCTTCGGCCGGACGATTACATAGTCAATGA
- the LOC122637305 gene encoding uncharacterized protein LOC122637305 isoform X6 produces MEAGPNQQSQQQQQQQQQQQQQQQQQAQQGSQQQSAANVCSGQSQLASSQVAVASGQSQGHTQQDTSGIAVSEAGPVEEGVLLARVHVPELYVSKCLQFPKDQLVWDVKQQCLASLPKELKESFNYGLFCPPVNGKAGKFLDEERRLGDYPFNGPVGYLELKYKRRVYKMLHLDEKQLKAMHTRTNLRRLLDYVANSQVEKIAKMCSKGLDPNFHCQETGETPLTLATSLKKPSKVIIALVNGGALLDYRTKEGLTAMHRAVERNSLEAVKTLLELGASPNYKDTKGLTPLYYSVINKTDPMLCETLLHDHATIGAQDLQGWQEVHQACRNNLVQHLDHLLFYGADMNARNASGNTPLHVCAVNNNDSSCIRQLLFRGAQKDSLNYANQTPYQVAVIAGNMELAEVIKNYQLEEVVPFKGPPRYNPKRRSMAFGGTSMMSTSCSASNLGTLTRIPSTEQHVAGGSNTGSLTRTISVEQYSSTGNSLTRVPSADQYVTTTTTATTTTASLNRVSSADQQYVKSGGITVEQYTTGTLVRVPSSSSSSSSSSSSSSSSSSSSSSTSSSSSTTAEQQQQQLQQQNQQQNDLTTLTRINHPPSTESSTTTPILVVAPVNTTVVNRVPSIEATRNDIQRIPSEQQQQQQQQQQQQQQQQLQLQQQQQQQHQQQQTSQSSQILQHHRNHHHHHHHHHHHHVATIRTTEQQNRHNSEYQSPNSLRDPNARLPMENYQNIRMEGLTRLQEHRLELQHRLDIHRTMEMPPSPSPSSRSLAPFSSASSSLSEGSNQPSGEDSASIVTDKSLGDTASDVISDSSGVGTSQSDTTNSLSIPGTTVVCVESYNSGILGHLTINQGDILEVTGATDCGLLEGVLRGQGTGLFPAHCVQEVRLRHTNIPLGPQPTRDGRNRVLGRRESQHKYFATAPRLKKPVTSEPRTVVLHRSRKGFGFVLRGAKATSPLMELTPSARYPALQYLDDVDQGGVADLAGLRKGDFLIQINEEDVTTASHEHVVDLIRKSGELVRMTVVSPVISLPNSQSAAALPTSQPIQRQYATLPRKGNNNVPIGGTLGRSPAPMPPRRDPKTTLSVGRARARSMVAGLEGGGERDDRDEITSTGAKSSSAESIHLPQQPSTGPNTGQNTPVQPRTASIRSRPTSSRITAAELEELFQRQQGSTSGQYSSSMMSSHFQTGQSTKSHPSSPAKTGRVYASVAEMKRKGKSNSRVRFFGGLGGGSDLHRDFHSTPDLNIQAQSSILVPKGHRSQEDVNAVNGRNGLPPPNHPPPPPPVGQVVKVNVGANVPDVVTPASVYDNMAHIQQVKELAAATTEGGYGVMSSFRPSNSAKLYASPEDMKTVGYRSRSLPAHATRSHVRKSHSLRAPNNTTFKPTSVGQQQSTGNATGNSTGNGTSINLSNTNNNQYAQPLKTNRSHSTAGIRERKKKVIGTSSSVTNLSSLTNTNGNANGNNNNNNNNNNNNNNNNGCGGGSIGGGGGGGGGGGGGGAGVGGGSVVVVGNGGGPVVPSSAPPIPEPDYSLSESENDDEAEEDTDEEVESDIAKELEKAAARDKLESTRETSGNSNASGSSSSGSSSLPHSFSVEEIQKVRTQLKSSKSHPNDFLLQQTQQSLAEDGDNSSSGVSSDQDVPVGPPMGFDDTTTVRNHPNDINQQHAGGTLLSVGNNDKESGSNSKRTGYGGSGMLTRHAVSLAQLPPPIEADSEDQNNDLFVPPPPEFNAGGPSAAAAAAVAAAAAAAAAAAAAAAATAAANTSNVANADELVFAPPPQFSDNKQQQQQQQQTQQNRVKIIGAIPKVTGNQVKASAGRLHSQ; encoded by the exons GAGCTGAAGGAGAGCTTCAATTATGGCCTCTTCTGTCCTCCAGTCAATGGAAAGGCTGGAAAATTTTTGGACGAGGAACGTCGCCTTGGCGATTATCCTTTCAATGGTCCTGTTGGTTACCTAGAG CTGAAGTACAAAAGGCGTGTCTACAAGATGCTACATCTCGATGAGAAGCAGCTGAAGGCGATGCACACGCGTACCAATCTACGAAGGTTGTTAGACTATGTAGCTAATAGTCAAGTCGAGAAAATAGCTAAGATGTGCAGCAAAGGCCTGGATCCGAATTTTCATTGCCAGGAGACAGGAG AGACGCCATTGACATTAGCGACGAGTTTAAAAAAACCATCGAAAGTGATCATAGCCTTGGTTAATGGTGGTGCCCTGTTAGATTATCGTACGAAAGAAGGTTTAACGGCAATGCACCGTGCCGTTGAAAGAAATAGTTTAGAGGCTGTTAAAACTTTATTGGAATTAGGAGCTAGCCCTAATTACAAGGATACCAAGGGTCTGACGCCACTTTATTACAGCGTTATCAACAAAACAGATCCGATGCTTTGCGAGACATTATTGCACGATCATGCTACTATTGGGGCACAGGATTTACAAGGGTGGCAAGAAGTTCATCAG gcTTGCCGAAATAATCTGGTCCAACATCTCGACCATTTACTATTTTATGGTGCCGACATGAACGCACGTAACGCGTCTGGTAACACCCCGTTACATGTCTGCGCTGTTAACAACAATGATTCCTCCTGCATACGTCAGTTATTGTTCAGGGGCGCACAAAAGGACAGCCTGAATTATGCGAATCAGACACCTTATCAGGTTGCTGTTATCGCTGGTAACATGGAACTAGCAGAGGTCATCAAGAATTATCAGCTCGAGGAAGTTG TACCATTTAAAGGGCCACCTCGGTACAACCCAAAACGACGATCAATGGCATTCGGTGGAACGTCAATGATGTCAACGAGCTGTTCAGCTAGCAATCTGGGGACCCTGACTAGGATACCATCAACGGAACAACATGTCGCTGGTGGATCTAATACTGGTAGCTTAACACGTACAATATCAGTGGAACAATACTCGAGTACTGGTAACAGTTTAACAAGAGTACCATCAGCTGATCAATACGTAACTACAACAACAAcggcaacaacaacaacggcTAGTCTAAACAGAGTATCTTCTGCGGATCAACAATATGTTAAAAGTGGTGGTATAACAGTTGAGCAATATACAACTGGTACACTTGTTAGAGTACCATCATCCTCgtcatcttcctcttcctcttcttcctcttcttcttcttcttcatcatcgtcgtcgtctactTCGTCATCTTCTTCTACAACAGccgaacaacaacaacaacaattacAACAACAAAATCAACAACAAAACGATCTTACTACCTTGACCAGAATAAATCATCCTCCGTCCACGGaatcatcaacaacaacaccGATCCTAGTTGTAGCACCAGTAAATACAACTGTTGTGAATCGAGTACCGTCCATCGAAGCTACCAGAAATGATATACAAAGAATACCGTccgaacaacaacaacaacaacaacaacaacaacaacaacaacaacaacaacagctaCAGctacaacagcaacaacagcaacaacatcaACAGCAACAAACGTCGCAATCCTCGCAAATTTTACAACATCATcgtaatcatcatcatcatcatcatcatcatcatcatcaccacgTAGCTACTATCAGAACGACTGAACAACAGAACCGGCATAACTCCGAGTACCAGAGTCCAAATTCACTGAGGGATCCAAACGCGAG ATTGCCGATGGAGAACTATCAGAACATAAGAATGGAGGGCCTGACGAGGCTGCAGGAACATCGGCTCGAGTTGCAACACCGTTTGGACATTCACAGGACAATGGAGATGCCACCATCACCGTCCCCCAGTAGCAGAAGTCTTGCACCTTTCAGCTCGGCTAGCTCGAGCCTATCAGAAGGCAGCAATCAACCGTCCGGTGAAGATTCTGCTAGCATTGTTACAG ACAAAAGTCTTGGAGATACAGCGTCCGATGTGATCAGTGATAGCTCAGGAGTTGGTACCTCGCAATCGGACACTACCAATTCATTGTCAATACCCGGGACTACTGTCGTCTGTGTTGAAAGCTATAACAGTGGGATACTTGGACATTTGACGATCAATCAAGGAGATATTCTTGAAG TTACCGGTGCTACAGATTGTGGTTTACTCGAAGGAGTATTACGTGGCCAAGGTACAGGATTATTTCCAGCACATTGCGTTCAGGAAGTTAGACTACGTCATACCAATATCCCATTGGGTCCGCAACCAACCAGAGATGGAAGAAATAGGGTACTTGGTCGTAGAGAGTCCCAACACAAATATTTCGCTACCGCGCCAAGATTGAAGAAAcc AGTTACTTCTGAGCCGCGTACGGTAGTCCTACATCGTTCGAGGAAAGGTTTTGGTTTTGTTTTACGTGGTGCCAAAGCTACGTCACCGTTGATGGAACTGACACCATCAGCGAGATATCCTGCTCTACAATATCTCGATGATGTTGATCAAGGTGGTGTAGCCGATCTTGCTGGTCTCCGTAAAGGAGATTTTCTTATCCAA ATCAACGAAGAGGATGTGACAACAGCATCTCACGAGCACGTTGTCGATCTGATCAGAAAGTCGGGCGAGTTGGTACGAATGACAGTTGTCTCGCCAGTGATCAGCCTTCCAAATTCTCAATCGGCAGCCGCATTGCCGACTAGTCAACCTATTCAAAGACAGTATGCAACATTGCCGCGTAAAGGTAACAACAATGTGCCAATTGGTGGAACTTTAGGTAGATCACCAGCACCAATGCCACCGCGTAGAGATCCAAAAACAACGTTGAGCGTGGGCCGTGCTAGAGCGAGATCTATGGTCGCTGGATTAG AAGGCGGTGGGGAACGTGATGACAGGGACGAGATCACATCGACCGGAGCTAAATCTAGCAGCGCGGAATCCATTCATTTACCTCAGCAACCATCTACCGGGCCAAACACAGGTCAAAACACACCTGTGCAACCAAGAACGGCCAGTATCAGATCGAGGCCAACGTCTAGTAGAATAACAGCCGCTGAACTCGAG GAATTATTCCAACGACAGCAAGGTAGTACCAGCGGCCAATACAGTTCGTCGATGATGAGCTCGCACTTTCAAACTGGTCAATCTACCAAGTCACATCCTTCCTCGCCAGCTAAAACTGGCAGGGTCTATGCTAGCGTAgctgaaatgaaacgaaaaggaaaa TCAAACTCGAGAGTACGTTTCTTCGGTGGCTTGGGTGGCGGCTCCGACCTCCACAGAGATTTCCATAGTACACCTGACCTGAACATACAAGCACAATCGTCCATCTTGGTTCCAAAGGGTCATAGAAGTCAAGAGGACGTTAATGCGGTGAACGGTAGAAATGGATTGCCACCGCCTAATCATcccccaccaccaccaccggtTGGTCAGGTTGTTAAAGTGAACGTTGGGGCTAATGTCCCTGACGTCGTTACGCCAGCTTCTGTTTACGATAACATGGCACATATCCAACAAGTCAAAG AATTAGCAGCAGCTACGACGGAGGGTGGTTACGGCGTTATGTCAAGTTTTCGACCGTCGAACAGCGCAAAATTGTACGCCTCGCCCGAAGACATGAAAACTGTTGGCTACCGATCAAGAAGTTTACCAGCCCACGCTACAAGATCACACGTTAGAAAATCTCATAGTCTTCGTGCGCCCAACAACACGACGTTCAAGCCAACATCGGTTGGACAACAACAAAGTACCGGTAACGCTACGGGAAATAGTACTGGCAATGGTacatctatcaatctatctaatACCAATAACAATCAATACGCACAACCATTGAAGACTAACAGGAGCCACAGTACAGCCGGTattagagaaaggaaaaagaaagtgatcGGTACGAGTTCCTCCGTGACAAATTTATCATCGCTAACTAATACCAATGGCAATGCCAATggtaacaataacaataacaataataataacaataataataataataataacggaTGCGGTGGAGGCAGTattggaggaggaggaggaggaggaggaggaggaggaggtggaggagctggtgttggtggtggtagtgtCGTTGTTGTTGGTAATGGCGGTGGTCCGGTTGTCCCGTCATCAGCACCACCAATACCAGAACCAGATTACAGTCTCTCGGAATCAGAAAACGATGACGAAGCTGAAGAAGATACAGACGAGGAAGTCGAATCTGACATAGCTAAGGAATTAGAAAAGGCCGCGGCACGTGATAAATTGGAATCGACTCGTGAAACCTCTGGTAATTCGAACGCATCCGGTTCGAGTTCATCCGGTTCAAGTTCTTTGCCGCATTCGTTCAGCGTCGAGGAAATACAAAAAGTGAGGACCCAATTGAAATCGTCGAAGAGTCATCCAAACGATTTTCTATTGCAACAAACTCAACAGTCTTTAGCCGAGGACGGTGACAACAGTTCGAGCGGAGTTAGCTCTGATCAGGATGTACCGGTAGGTCCTCCAATGGGATTCGACGATACTACGACTGTTAGGAATCATCCTAACGATATTAATCAACAACATGCTGGTGGTACATTGTTATCAGTTGGTAACAATGATAAAGAATCTGGAAGTAACTCGAAGCGTACCGGTTATGGGGGTAGTGGTATGTTAACCAGGCATGCTGTTAGCCTTGCGCAATTACCACCACCCATTGAGGCAGATTCCGAAGATCAAAACAATGATCTATTCGTACCACCACCTCCAGAATTTAACGCTGGTGGACCCTCAgctgccgctgctgctgctgttgctgctgctgcggcTGCAGCGGCCGCTGCTGCTgcagctgctgctgctactgctgccgCCAATACCTCTAACGTTGCCAATGCGGACGAACTGGTCTTTGCTCCGCCACCACAATTCTCTGACaacaaacaacaacaacaacagcaacaacagacCCAACAAAATCGTGTCAAGATTATTGGGGCTATTCCTAAAGTAACTGGGAACCAAGTTAAAGCTTCGGCCGGACGATTACATAGTCAATGA